A window of the Brassica oleracea var. oleracea cultivar TO1000 chromosome C1, BOL, whole genome shotgun sequence genome harbors these coding sequences:
- the LOC106323393 gene encoding homeobox protein ATH1-like, with amino-acid sequence MDNINTYSSLDNVMTNQNHLLMDLIPSREDSTSFPTMLPWNSIRQDPLQMGVFDIFNSFLTNKYLSSTSRSTNVHETSFEAMAPPPSLHPMDHLRPYDDPSNNMWSLGENSEFHAYPFIEGVVGPSEPIISTFGEEFPRNEFSLSLATDVSDECSEISLCAATKSTRITSEQASSSSKDMSNVSQVIFCSKYLHSVQEILSHFATYSLKGLETNPQCYFSSRGTESEGTNSAFTSCYENLNEFLDGGSQRQALEAKKTHLLDLLQMVDDRYSHCVDEIHTVVSAFHAATELDPQLHTRFALQTISFLYKNLRERISKKILMMGSVLERGKEKSQEDSIFPQHCLLQQLKRKNHQVWRPQRGLPEKSVSVLRTWMFQNFLHPYPKDSEKHLLAIRSGLTRSQVSNWFINARVRLWKPMIEDMYAEMNKRKMINTHLQGGNGGSVIRVPKSVMMSQERCKIRE; translated from the exons ATGGACAACATCAACACTTATAGTTCTCTGGACAATGTTATGACTAACCAAAACCATCTTCTCATGGATTTGATACCTTCAAGAGAAGATTCCACATCATTTCCAACAATGCTTCCATGGAATTCCATCAGACAAGATCCTCTACAAATGGGTGTCTTTGATATCTTCAACTCTTTTCTCACTAACAAGTACTTATCATCTACTTCAAGATCTACAAATGTTCATGAAACCAGCTTTGAGGCCATGGCTCCTCCTCCTTCACTTCATCCTATGGATCATCTAAGACCATATGATGATCCCTCAAACAACATGTGGAGTCTTGGTGAAAATAGTGAGTTTCATGCATATCCATTCATAGAAGGTGTTGTTGGTCCTAGTGAACCAATAATATCTACATTCGGTGAAGAATTCCCAAGAAACGAGTTCTCGTTAAGTCTTGCCACTGATGTTTCTGATGAGTGCTCGGAGATAAGTCTTTGTGCTGCTACTAAATCTACTAGAATAACCTCAGAGCAAGCTTCTTCCAGCAGCAAAGACATGTCAAACGTCTCTCAAGTCATATTTTGCTCCAAGTACCTTCACTCTGTTCAAGAAATACTATCTCATTTCGCCACATACTCCCTCAAAGGCTTAGAGACTAATCCTCAGTGCTACTTTTCATCTCGAGGAACCGAGTCAGAGGGTACAAACTCAGCCTTTACTTCATGTTATGAGAATCTAAACGAGTTTCTTGATGGCGGTTCGCAAAGACAAGCATTAGAAGCAAAGAAAACCCATCTCTTGGATCTTCTTCAAATG GTTGATGACCGATATAGTCATTGCGTTGACGAGATACATACGGTTGTATCAGCGTTCCATGCAGCAACCGAGTTAGATCCTCAGCTACACACCCGGTTTGCACTCCAAACCATCTCCTTCTTATACAAGAACCTAAGAGAGAGGATCAGCAAGAAGATACTCATGATGGGATCAGTTTTAGAGAGAGGCAAAGAGAAGTCTCAAGAAGACTCAATCTTCCCCCAGCATTGCCTTCTTCAGCAGCTAAAACGTAAGAACCATCAGGTTTGGAGACCGCAACGAGGTTTGCCTGAGAAATCAGTCTCGGTTCTACGGACTTGGATGTTCCAAAACTTTCTTCACCC TTACCCGAAAGATTCAGAGAAACATCTTCTTGCTATACGAAGTGGATTGACAAGAAGTCAG GTATCAAACTGGTTTATAAATGCGCGGGTAAGACTGTGGAAGCCGATGATAGAAGATATGTACGCAGAAATGAACAAGAGGAAGATGATTAACACTCACCTTCAAGGCGGTAATGGAGGAAGTGTTATTAGAGTGCCAAAGTCTGTAATGATGAGCCAAGAAAGGTGCAAAATAAGAGAATGA